The proteins below are encoded in one region of Parus major isolate Abel chromosome 7, Parus_major1.1, whole genome shotgun sequence:
- the LOC107207434 gene encoding glycerol-3-phosphate dehydrogenase, mitochondrial-like codes for MDDQEVPNICQPSAGVHIVMPGYYSPDNMGLLDPATSDGRVIFFLPWEKMTIAGTTDSPTDVTSHPIPTEEDINFILSEVRNYLGADVEVRRGDVLAAWSGIRPLVTNPDSKDTQSISRNHVVTVSDSGLITIAGGKWTTYRAMARDTIDTAVREHSLKAGSCVTMGLQLEGAQDWSPTLYIRLVQDYGLESEVAQHLASTYGDKAFEVAKIAQVTGKRWPIVGKRLVSEFPYIEAEVVYGVKEYARTAVDIISRRTRLAFLNVQAAHEALPRIVDIMGKELNWCEQKKKEELETAKTFLYYEMGYKVKTDQLTDRSEISLVPSDIERYKKRFRMFDKDKKGFITTLDVQRVLESISVQMDENTLHEILNEVDLNKNGQVELNEFLQLMSAIQKGRVSGSRLAVLMKSAEENLRRRQAIPVDRSGGGL; via the exons ATGGATGATCAGGAGGTGCCCAACATCTGTCAGCCCAGTGCAGGCGTGCATATCGTGATGCCTGGTTATTACAG CCCTGACAACATGGGGCTGCTGGACCCGGCCACCAGCGATGGCAGGGTGATCTTCTTCCTGCCCTGGGAGAAGATGACGATCGCAGGGACCACGGACAGCCCCACGGACGTCAcctcccaccccatccccacGGAGGAGGACATCAACTTCATCCTGAGCGAAGTGCGCAACTACCTGGGCGCCGACGTGGAAG TGAGAAGAGGAGATGTGCTGGCAGCCTGGAGTGGCATCCGGCCCCTGGTCACCAACCCCGACTCCAAGGACACCCAGTCCATCTCCCGGAACCACGTCGTGACCGTCAGCGACAGCGGCCTCATCACCATTGCAG GTGGGAAGTGGACAACGTACCGAGCCATGGCCCGGGACACCATCGACACAGCCGTCCGGGAGCACAGCCTGAAGGCAGGCTCCTGTGTCACcatggggctgcagctggagggggCTCAGGACTGGAGCCCCACGCTCTACATCAGACTGGTGCAAGACTATGGGCTAGAGAGCGAG GTGGCTCAGCACCTGGCTTCCACCTACGGGGACAAGGCCTTTGAGGTGGCCAAAATAGCGCAGGTGACAGGGAAGAGGTGGCCCATCGTCGGGAAACGGCTGGTGTCAGAATTCCCCTACATTGAAGCTGAG GTGGTGTACGGGGTTAAGGAGTACGCCCGCACCGCCGTGGACATCATCTCCCGCCGCACCCGCCTGGCCTTCCTCAACGTGCAGGCTGCCCACGAGGCCCTGCCCAGGATCGTGGACATCATGGGCAAGGAGCTCAACTGGTGTGAGCAGAAGAAGAAG GAAGAGCTTGAAACGGccaaaacatttctgtactATGAAATGGGCTACAAAGTGAAAACAGATCAGTTGACAGACAGGTCTGAGATCTCTCTAGTGCCTTCAGACATCGAGAG GTACAAGAAGCGTTTCCGCATGTTTGACAAGGACAAGAAGGGCTTCATCACCACCCTGGATGTGCAGCGTGTGCTGGAG AGCATCAGCGTGCAGATGGACGAGAACACCCTCCACGAGATCCTCAACGAGGTGGATCTCAACAAAAACGGGCAGGTGGAGCTCAACGAGTTCCTGCAG ctgATGAGTGCCATCCAGAAGGGCCGTGTGTCGGGGAGCAGGCTGGCCGTGCTGATGAAGAGCGCCGAGGAGAACCTGCGGCGCCGCCAGGCCATCCCTGTGGACCGCAGCGGAGGGGGGCTCTGA